In a genomic window of Myotis daubentonii chromosome X, mMyoDau2.1, whole genome shotgun sequence:
- the HSD17B10 gene encoding 3-hydroxyacyl-CoA dehydrogenase type-2 isoform X1 — MWGAWVDSLGMRSVELSSGLVAVITGGASGLGLATAERLVGQGASAVLLDMPSSNGEEQAKKLGKSCAFAPTDVTSEKDVQAALALAKEKFGRVDVAVNCAGIAVALKTYNVKRNQAHTLEDFQRVINVNLIGTFNVIRLVAGEMGQNEPDQEGQRGIIINTASVAAYEGQVGQAAYSASKGGIVGMTLPIARDLAPMGIRVITIAPGLFGTPLLTSLPEKVRNFLASQVPFPSRLGHPAEYAHLVQSIIENPFINGEVIRLDGAIRMQP, encoded by the exons ATGTGGGGTGCCTGGGTGGACTCTCTCGGGATGAGAAGCGTAGAGTTGTCGTCA GGCCTGGTCGCCGTAATAACCGGAGGCGCCTCAGGCCTAGGACTGGCCACAGCGGAGCGACTTGTGGGACAGGGGGCCAGTGCTGTGCTTCTGGACATGCCCAGCTCGAATGGGGAGGAGCAGGCCAAGAAGTTAGGGAAGAGCTGCGCCTTTGCCCCAACCGAC GTGACCTCAGAGAAGGACGTGCAAGCAGCTCTGGCTTTAGCAAAAGAAAAGTTTGGCCGTGTGGATGTGGCAGTCAATTGTGCAGGCATTGCGGTGGCCCTCAAGACATACAACGTAAAGAGGAACCAGGCCCATACCTTGGAGGACTTCCAACGAGTTATCAAT gtgaaTCTCATAGGAACCTTCAATGTGATCCGCCTTGTGGCTGGTGAGATGGGCCAGAATGAACCAGACCAGGAAGGCCAACGTGGGATCATCATCAACACCGCCAGCGTGGCTGCCTATGAGGGCCAG GTTGGACAAGCTGCATACTCTGCTTCCAAGGGGGGCATAGTGGGCATGACACTGCCCATTGCTCGGGATTTGGCTCCCATGGGCATCCGGGTGATAACCATTGCTCCAG GTCTGTTTGGCACCCCACTGCTGACCAGCCTCCCAGAGAAAGTGCGCAACTTCCTGGCCAGCCAGGTGCCCTTCCCCAGCCGACTGGGCCACCCTGCTGAGTATGCTCATCTGGTACAGTCCATCATCGAGAACCCATTCATCAATGGAGAGGTCATCCGGCTGGATGGGGCCATCCGCATGCAGCCTTGA
- the HSD17B10 gene encoding 3-hydroxyacyl-CoA dehydrogenase type-2 isoform X2, translating to MRSVELSGLVAVITGGASGLGLATAERLVGQGASAVLLDMPSSNGEEQAKKLGKSCAFAPTDVTSEKDVQAALALAKEKFGRVDVAVNCAGIAVALKTYNVKRNQAHTLEDFQRVINVNLIGTFNVIRLVAGEMGQNEPDQEGQRGIIINTASVAAYEGQVGQAAYSASKGGIVGMTLPIARDLAPMGIRVITIAPGLFGTPLLTSLPEKVRNFLASQVPFPSRLGHPAEYAHLVQSIIENPFINGEVIRLDGAIRMQP from the exons ATGAGAAGCGTAGAGTTGTCG GGCCTGGTCGCCGTAATAACCGGAGGCGCCTCAGGCCTAGGACTGGCCACAGCGGAGCGACTTGTGGGACAGGGGGCCAGTGCTGTGCTTCTGGACATGCCCAGCTCGAATGGGGAGGAGCAGGCCAAGAAGTTAGGGAAGAGCTGCGCCTTTGCCCCAACCGAC GTGACCTCAGAGAAGGACGTGCAAGCAGCTCTGGCTTTAGCAAAAGAAAAGTTTGGCCGTGTGGATGTGGCAGTCAATTGTGCAGGCATTGCGGTGGCCCTCAAGACATACAACGTAAAGAGGAACCAGGCCCATACCTTGGAGGACTTCCAACGAGTTATCAAT gtgaaTCTCATAGGAACCTTCAATGTGATCCGCCTTGTGGCTGGTGAGATGGGCCAGAATGAACCAGACCAGGAAGGCCAACGTGGGATCATCATCAACACCGCCAGCGTGGCTGCCTATGAGGGCCAG GTTGGACAAGCTGCATACTCTGCTTCCAAGGGGGGCATAGTGGGCATGACACTGCCCATTGCTCGGGATTTGGCTCCCATGGGCATCCGGGTGATAACCATTGCTCCAG GTCTGTTTGGCACCCCACTGCTGACCAGCCTCCCAGAGAAAGTGCGCAACTTCCTGGCCAGCCAGGTGCCCTTCCCCAGCCGACTGGGCCACCCTGCTGAGTATGCTCATCTGGTACAGTCCATCATCGAGAACCCATTCATCAATGGAGAGGTCATCCGGCTGGATGGGGCCATCCGCATGCAGCCTTGA
- the HSD17B10 gene encoding 3-hydroxyacyl-CoA dehydrogenase type-2 isoform X3 produces MAAACRSVKGLVAVITGGASGLGLATAERLVGQGASAVLLDMPSSNGEEQAKKLGKSCAFAPTDVTSEKDVQAALALAKEKFGRVDVAVNCAGIAVALKTYNVKRNQAHTLEDFQRVINVNLIGTFNVIRLVAGEMGQNEPDQEGQRGIIINTASVAAYEGQVGQAAYSASKGGIVGMTLPIARDLAPMGIRVITIAPGLFGTPLLTSLPEKVRNFLASQVPFPSRLGHPAEYAHLVQSIIENPFINGEVIRLDGAIRMQP; encoded by the exons ATGGCTGCGGCGTGTCGGAGCGTGAAG GGCCTGGTCGCCGTAATAACCGGAGGCGCCTCAGGCCTAGGACTGGCCACAGCGGAGCGACTTGTGGGACAGGGGGCCAGTGCTGTGCTTCTGGACATGCCCAGCTCGAATGGGGAGGAGCAGGCCAAGAAGTTAGGGAAGAGCTGCGCCTTTGCCCCAACCGAC GTGACCTCAGAGAAGGACGTGCAAGCAGCTCTGGCTTTAGCAAAAGAAAAGTTTGGCCGTGTGGATGTGGCAGTCAATTGTGCAGGCATTGCGGTGGCCCTCAAGACATACAACGTAAAGAGGAACCAGGCCCATACCTTGGAGGACTTCCAACGAGTTATCAAT gtgaaTCTCATAGGAACCTTCAATGTGATCCGCCTTGTGGCTGGTGAGATGGGCCAGAATGAACCAGACCAGGAAGGCCAACGTGGGATCATCATCAACACCGCCAGCGTGGCTGCCTATGAGGGCCAG GTTGGACAAGCTGCATACTCTGCTTCCAAGGGGGGCATAGTGGGCATGACACTGCCCATTGCTCGGGATTTGGCTCCCATGGGCATCCGGGTGATAACCATTGCTCCAG GTCTGTTTGGCACCCCACTGCTGACCAGCCTCCCAGAGAAAGTGCGCAACTTCCTGGCCAGCCAGGTGCCCTTCCCCAGCCGACTGGGCCACCCTGCTGAGTATGCTCATCTGGTACAGTCCATCATCGAGAACCCATTCATCAATGGAGAGGTCATCCGGCTGGATGGGGCCATCCGCATGCAGCCTTGA
- the RIBC1 gene encoding RIB43A-like with coiled-coils protein 1, translating into MFPYSLPLDPKEVAAIEARRNREMERQKRFLDVRTRTMGVDVGTLNSQVEERKLREIRERCKEEAYGTAQVHYDMVAQMLEKEDAERTRRLAKKVQEFREQKQQLKNKCEFNLWGPDQLWKGFQALHANNDAHYSPSSLQYFSGEDPERAATIRMQQEQLRHNLDKQIQEQQQARADERRTNELREKLRIAVEARAVQLAKLEESCRIAMKYAMANTHKAQAAEVAERRLQEYRREQEANLKDIHAQIKGDLVNETPQITPQPVMATPASRILPYGGKGKGVIPESQTSIKKAQAAQWREKEVQRRAEQARDAEWERQAACLAQASMELEEQEKQLCAEFRRGLGSFNQQLAYDHKAQQNYLNSVIYTGQAAVPYNLQFNTSGR; encoded by the exons ATGTTTCCTTACAGCCTGCCACTAGATCCCAAGGAGGTGGCAGCCATTGAGGCTAGACGAAATCGCGAGATGGAGCGACAGAAACGATTCCTTGATGTGCGCACCCGAACCATGGGG GTGGATGTTGGAACCCTGAACAGCCAGGTAGAAGAGCGGAAGCTTCGGGAGATCAGAGAGCGGTGCAAGGAAGAAGCTTACG GTACCGCTCAGGTCCACTATGATATGGTAGCACAGATGCTAGAAAAGGAAGATGCAGAACGGACACGTCGCCTGGCCAAAAAAGTCCAAGAGTTTCGCGAGCAGAAACAACAGCTCAAGAATAAGTGTGAATTTAACCTTTGGGGTCCAGATCAACTCTGGAAGGGGTTTCAAGCCCTTCACGCTAACAATGATGCGCACTATAGCCCATCCAGCCTACAGTACTTCTCTGGGGAGGACCCAGAGAGGGCCGCGACCATAAGAATGCAGCAGGAGCAGTTGAGGCACAACCTGGATAAGCAGATACAGGAGCAACAGCAAGCCAGGGCTGATGAAAGGCGTACCA ATGAGCTCCGTGAGAAGCTGCGCATAGCTGTGGAAGCTCGGGCCGTCCAGCTGGCCAAGCTGGAGGAGTCTTGCCGCATAGCCATGAAGTATGCCATGGCCAATACCCACAAAGCCCAG GCAGCTGAGGTGGCTGAGCGACGGCTGCAAGAATATCGGCGTGAACAGGAGGCCAATTTGAAAGACATCCATGCCCAGATCAAGGGTGACCTAGTGAATGAGACACCCCAGATCACCCCACAACCTGTGATGGCCACCCCTGCCTCCCGGATCCTGCCCTATGGCGGGAAGGGGAAGGGCGTGATTCCAGAGAGTCAAACCAGCATCAAGAAAGCCCAGGCGGCGCAATGGCGTGAAAAGGAGGTGCAGCGCCGGGCCGAACAAGCACGGGATGCCGAATGGGAAAGACAGGCCGCATGCCTGGCCCAAGCATCCATGGAGCTAGAAGAACAGGAGAAGCAACTATGTGCTGAATTCCGAAGGGGGCTGGGCTCCTTCAACCAGCAGCTGGCTTATGACCACAAAGCCCA GCAGAATTACCTGAATTCAGTGATTTACACCGGTCAAGCTGCGGTCCCATATAACCTCCAGTTCAACACCAGTGGCCGCTGA